Proteins from one Cryptosporangium minutisporangium genomic window:
- a CDS encoding class I SAM-dependent methyltransferase, with protein sequence MARPEGRIALIDVSGSSTGIAADGRQLVVPPHGTLRRSLALFRAFRVEQTDPDYFYGMLAADSARQVARYADLDGKTVLDVGGGPGYFADAFRRIGARYVGIDADAGELAARTEPGPGTLLGSGMALPIQTGAIDVCYSSNVLEHVDKPELMADEMVRVTKPGGVVFLSYMLWWGPHGGHETSPWHYLGGRYAARRYSRKQGHPPKNVFGESLFRITAGEMIRWAKQRRADGRVEILDIVPRYHPDGFKWVVHVPGVREIVTWNLVLVLRVR encoded by the coding sequence TTGGCCCGTCCGGAGGGACGAATCGCGTTGATCGACGTTTCAGGGAGCTCGACCGGCATCGCAGCCGACGGGCGCCAGCTGGTCGTACCGCCGCACGGAACGCTCCGCCGCTCGCTCGCGCTGTTCCGCGCGTTCCGGGTCGAGCAGACCGACCCGGACTACTTCTACGGGATGCTCGCGGCCGACTCGGCCCGCCAGGTCGCCCGGTACGCCGACCTGGACGGCAAGACCGTGCTGGACGTCGGTGGTGGCCCCGGCTACTTCGCGGACGCGTTCCGCCGCATCGGCGCCCGCTACGTGGGCATCGACGCCGACGCCGGTGAGCTGGCGGCCCGCACCGAGCCGGGGCCGGGCACACTGCTCGGCAGCGGGATGGCGCTGCCGATCCAGACCGGCGCGATCGACGTCTGCTACTCGTCGAACGTGCTCGAGCACGTCGACAAGCCGGAGCTGATGGCGGACGAGATGGTCCGGGTGACCAAGCCGGGCGGCGTCGTGTTCCTCTCGTACATGCTCTGGTGGGGCCCGCACGGCGGCCACGAGACCTCTCCGTGGCATTACCTCGGCGGCCGCTACGCCGCTCGCAGGTACAGCCGGAAGCAGGGACACCCCCCGAAGAACGTGTTCGGCGAGAGCCTCTTCCGGATCACGGCGGGAGAGATGATCCGCTGGGCCAAACAACGCCGCGCCGACGGTAGGGTCGAGATCCTCGATATCGTGCCGCGCTATCACCCCGATGGCTTCAAGTGGGTGGTCCACGTGCCTGGTGTACGGGAGATCGTGACCTGGAACCTCGTGCTCGTGCTGAGGGTTCGGTGA
- a CDS encoding glycosyltransferase family 4 protein: MVETAALPAVLILNWRDLRNPEGGGSELYAEQVAAALARRGHPVTIMCAAHEHGKPEEVTPDGVRIVRRGGRHTVYARAAWEYLRGRLGRPAMVVDVQNGLPFLSRLYARTPVVLLVHHVHREQWRVVLGPVAARFGWWVESWLSPRVHRTCRYVAVSESTRGELTELGVDADRITIIHNGTPPPDPRPRARASAPTLLVLGRLVPHKRVEVALRAVQRLAAEHPDVRLVVAGQGWWLDPLREEAARLGISERVRFAGFVDEDEKQRLLAESWAMLVPSLKEGWGLSVIEAAAHGTPAIAFRNAGGVAESVVDGETGFLADDEDEFIEHCARLVKDDGLRTSMGEAARAHASRFTWDETGKRFAALVDEITG, from the coding sequence GTGGTGGAAACCGCTGCTCTACCCGCCGTACTCATTCTGAACTGGCGGGATCTTCGCAATCCCGAGGGCGGCGGCTCCGAGCTGTACGCGGAGCAAGTCGCCGCGGCACTGGCCCGGCGGGGCCACCCGGTGACGATCATGTGCGCGGCGCACGAGCACGGCAAGCCGGAGGAGGTCACTCCGGACGGCGTCCGGATCGTGCGCCGCGGCGGCCGTCACACCGTGTACGCGAGAGCTGCCTGGGAGTACTTGCGCGGTCGCTTGGGGCGGCCGGCCATGGTGGTCGACGTCCAGAACGGACTGCCGTTCCTCTCCCGGCTCTACGCGCGGACACCGGTCGTACTGCTCGTGCACCACGTCCACCGCGAGCAGTGGCGGGTCGTGCTCGGCCCGGTCGCGGCCCGGTTCGGCTGGTGGGTGGAGTCCTGGTTATCACCTCGAGTTCACCGGACGTGTCGCTACGTAGCGGTCTCCGAGTCGACGCGGGGCGAGCTGACCGAACTCGGGGTGGACGCCGACCGGATCACGATCATCCACAACGGAACGCCGCCGCCCGACCCCCGGCCGCGGGCTCGCGCGTCCGCGCCGACCTTGCTCGTCCTCGGGCGACTGGTCCCGCACAAGCGGGTCGAGGTGGCGTTACGCGCCGTTCAGCGGCTGGCGGCCGAACATCCGGACGTCCGCCTGGTGGTCGCGGGGCAGGGCTGGTGGCTCGACCCGTTACGCGAGGAGGCCGCCCGGCTCGGGATCAGCGAGCGGGTCCGCTTCGCCGGTTTCGTCGACGAGGACGAGAAGCAGCGGCTCCTCGCCGAGTCCTGGGCGATGCTGGTGCCCTCGCTCAAGGAGGGCTGGGGCCTCTCGGTGATCGAGGCCGCCGCGCACGGGACGCCCGCGATCGCGTTCCGCAACGCCGGCGGCGTTGCGGAGTCGGTCGTCGACGGTGAGACCGGCTTCCTCGCCGACGACGAGGACGAGTTCATCGAGCACTGCGCCCGCTTGGTCAAGGACGACGGCTTACGGACGTCGATGGGCGAGGCCGCGCGTGCCCACGCGAGCCGTTTCACCTGGGACGAGACCGGCAAGCGATTTGCGGCGCTGGTCGACGAGATCACCGGCTGA
- a CDS encoding DUF2613 family protein, which produces MSSFLSIIVAAVIGVVLAVATTIGIVSISKQSPENTPAVSKPLVQYGHR; this is translated from the coding sequence ATGAGCTCGTTTCTCTCGATCATCGTCGCTGCCGTGATCGGCGTCGTACTGGCGGTCGCGACCACCATCGGGATTGTGAGCATCAGCAAGCAGTCGCCCGAGAACACGCCGGCGGTGAGCAAGCCGCTGGTGCAGTACGGGCACCGCTGA
- a CDS encoding polysaccharide biosynthesis protein produces the protein MSEPQPASIAAARFAAGATLVAVSAMAANVLAYGLRLGGNWLLETDENGALGALIALLTVATVLQVGTQTVAAVRTARGTSDPTRLVATGVRLSVGTSAVLVLASPLIAAVLHLPSVWPAVALAAAVGPLNAAGIHLGLLQGAERFGRLAVLTAVVAVGRSGGGLIGLVVGRSAFTTLLGVAIGGALALVGAYALSRPVRLGPGAGAPRIGEVLGACSAMLAMLALVNADLLLARAVLPAEVSGEYAVGAILTNAAYWAPQVVAVVALPRLAQGQRRALLVSTVVVGAAGLIGVLATVVAGDLAVRVAGKGEYAGLADDVWLFAAAGAGWALVNLFLTARIAAGSRWVAAPLWAAAAFEAVAVLAWRPYSLTHTAVIALVTAMGSVLVAVLLLRSGSSSPRPAPEPASVLPT, from the coding sequence ATGTCCGAGCCGCAACCGGCCAGCATCGCCGCAGCACGCTTCGCCGCCGGGGCCACGCTGGTCGCGGTCTCCGCGATGGCGGCCAACGTGCTCGCCTACGGGCTGCGGCTCGGCGGGAACTGGCTGCTGGAGACCGACGAGAACGGGGCCCTCGGCGCGCTGATCGCGCTGCTGACGGTCGCGACCGTGCTCCAGGTCGGTACCCAGACGGTGGCCGCGGTTCGCACCGCGCGCGGGACCAGCGACCCCACCCGCCTGGTGGCGACCGGTGTCCGATTGTCGGTGGGGACGTCCGCCGTGCTGGTGCTGGCCTCTCCGCTGATCGCCGCCGTGCTGCACCTGCCGAGTGTCTGGCCCGCGGTGGCGCTCGCCGCCGCGGTGGGGCCGCTCAACGCGGCAGGCATCCACCTGGGGCTGCTGCAGGGTGCCGAGCGGTTCGGCCGACTCGCGGTGCTCACCGCCGTCGTGGCGGTCGGACGCTCGGGCGGCGGACTCATCGGGCTGGTGGTCGGGCGCAGTGCGTTCACGACGCTGCTCGGCGTGGCGATCGGCGGCGCGCTGGCGCTGGTGGGCGCGTACGCACTCTCCCGGCCAGTGCGGCTGGGCCCGGGGGCGGGTGCTCCGCGGATCGGCGAGGTGCTCGGTGCGTGCAGCGCGATGCTGGCGATGCTCGCGCTGGTCAACGCGGACCTGCTGCTGGCCAGGGCGGTGCTGCCGGCCGAGGTCAGCGGTGAGTACGCGGTGGGCGCGATCCTCACCAACGCGGCGTACTGGGCCCCGCAGGTCGTGGCGGTGGTCGCGCTGCCCCGGCTGGCACAGGGGCAGCGGCGCGCCTTGCTGGTCAGCACGGTGGTGGTGGGAGCGGCCGGCCTGATCGGCGTACTGGCGACCGTCGTGGCGGGTGACCTGGCGGTCCGGGTCGCGGGCAAGGGCGAGTACGCGGGCCTGGCAGACGACGTGTGGCTGTTCGCCGCGGCGGGGGCCGGGTGGGCCCTGGTCAACCTGTTCCTCACCGCGCGGATCGCGGCCGGTTCCCGGTGGGTGGCGGCGCCGCTCTGGGCGGCGGCGGCCTTCGAGGCGGTCGCGGTGCTGGCCTGGCGTCCGTACTCCCTCACCCACACCGCGGTGATCGCGCTGGTGACCGCGATGGGCAGTGTGCTGGTCGCGGTCCTGCTGCTGCGTTCCGGCTCGTCGAGCCCTCGTCCGGCGCCCGAGCCCGCCAGCGTCCTACCCACCTGA
- a CDS encoding general stress protein has product MTIPVGPSAGTPASANDIDRTLLASYGDYLSAQRAVDYLSDQKFPVEHTAIIGTDLRLVEQVIGRMTFGKAAAAGAGSGAWFGLFFGLLLGIFTDNSFGGWIALILTAVLIGAIWGAIFGLVAHSLTGGQRDFASRSSLAAGRYDVLVSSARHSEASRLLEGLR; this is encoded by the coding sequence ATGACCATCCCCGTCGGACCGTCGGCCGGCACGCCCGCGAGCGCGAACGACATCGACCGGACGCTGCTCGCCAGCTACGGCGACTACCTCTCCGCACAGCGTGCGGTCGACTACCTCTCCGACCAGAAGTTCCCGGTGGAGCACACCGCGATCATCGGCACCGATCTCCGCCTCGTGGAGCAGGTGATCGGCCGGATGACGTTCGGCAAAGCCGCCGCGGCCGGCGCCGGGTCCGGTGCGTGGTTCGGGCTGTTCTTCGGGCTGCTGCTCGGCATCTTCACCGACAACAGCTTCGGCGGATGGATCGCGCTGATCCTGACGGCCGTGTTGATCGGCGCGATCTGGGGCGCGATCTTCGGCTTGGTGGCGCACTCGCTCACCGGAGGCCAGCGGGACTTCGCGTCCCGCAGTTCCCTAGCGGCCGGCCGCTACGACGTCCTGGTCTCCAGCGCCCGCCACAGCGAAGCCAGCCGCCTGCTGGAAGGCCTGCGCTGA
- the polA gene encoding DNA polymerase I has translation MSGVTTRLGAVSQTASRLLLLDGHSLAYRAFFALPVENFSTTTGQPTNAVYGFTSMLINVLRDEKPTHLAVAFDVSRTSFRTEAYAEYKAGRSETPSDFKGQVSLIQEILDALQIPFLSVEGYEADDILATLATEANAAGADVLICTGDRDAFQLVNDQTTVLYPRKGVSDLARIDPAEVVARYGVPPTLYRHLAALVGESSDNLPGVPKVGPKTAAKWLTQYGSLDGLVEHVDEVKGMAGENLRTHLADVLRNYQINALLTDLELPLRLPDLERRSWDREKVHQVFDTLQFRVLRDRLYATLEAAEPEADSTIEVAGEVLGPDAVAPWLASHAPAGVRTGVAFEGSWARGTGEIRAIGIAGADGAAAWFDPTQLTAADEVAVAAWLADEARPKVVHDVKGPLLAVSARGWTLNGVTADTALIAYLVKPDNRTYDLTDLTLRYLRRELRAEGPSDGQLSLDGLDEGSAKNHLMERAQATRELADALEAELGQRGGTALLTGVELPLVKVLAEMERVGIAADTTHLADLEAHFAAEVKAAAQAAYGVVGREFNLGSPKQLQVILFDELGLPKTKRIKTGYTTDADSLQWLYAQTEHPLLEHLLRHRDVAKLKTTVDGLLKTVADDGRIHTTYNQTIAATGRLSSTDPNLQNIPVRTEEGRRIRRAFIVGEGYETLLTADYSQIEMRIMSHLSADPTLIEAFTSGHDFHAATAASVFGVEPTAVSGEQRSKIKAMNYGLAYGLSAYGLSQQLGITTEEARALMTDYFEQFGGVRDYLSEVVARARQEGYTETMMGRRRYLPDLTSDNRQRREMAERMALNAPIQGSAADIIKVAMLAVDRRLREEGLRSRLLLQVHDELVFETAAGERETLETLVRDAMGAAFPLDLPLDVSVGSGRTWDDAAH, from the coding sequence ATGTCGGGGGTCACGACTAGGCTCGGGGCCGTGAGCCAGACCGCCTCCCGCCTGCTCCTACTCGACGGCCACTCGCTGGCGTACCGCGCGTTCTTCGCGCTGCCGGTGGAGAACTTCTCCACGACCACCGGCCAGCCGACGAACGCGGTGTACGGCTTCACGTCGATGCTGATCAACGTGTTGCGCGACGAGAAGCCGACGCACCTCGCCGTCGCGTTCGACGTCTCGCGCACGTCGTTCCGCACCGAGGCCTACGCCGAGTACAAGGCGGGCCGGTCGGAGACACCGTCGGACTTCAAGGGTCAGGTCAGCCTGATCCAGGAGATCCTCGACGCGCTCCAGATCCCCTTCCTCAGCGTGGAGGGGTACGAGGCCGACGACATCCTCGCGACGCTGGCCACCGAGGCCAACGCCGCCGGGGCCGACGTGCTCATCTGCACCGGCGACCGCGACGCCTTCCAACTGGTCAACGACCAGACGACGGTGCTCTACCCGCGCAAGGGCGTCTCCGACCTGGCCCGGATCGACCCGGCCGAGGTCGTCGCCCGCTACGGCGTGCCGCCGACGCTCTACCGGCACCTGGCCGCGCTGGTCGGTGAGTCGAGCGACAACCTGCCCGGCGTCCCGAAGGTCGGGCCGAAGACGGCCGCGAAGTGGCTCACCCAGTACGGCTCGCTGGACGGCCTCGTCGAGCACGTCGACGAGGTCAAGGGCATGGCGGGGGAGAACCTGCGCACCCACCTCGCCGACGTGCTGCGCAACTACCAGATCAACGCGCTGCTGACCGATCTGGAGCTGCCGCTGCGCCTTCCCGACCTGGAGCGTCGCTCGTGGGACCGGGAGAAGGTGCACCAGGTCTTCGACACACTGCAGTTCCGGGTGTTGCGTGACCGGCTCTACGCGACGCTGGAAGCCGCGGAGCCCGAGGCCGACTCGACGATCGAGGTGGCCGGCGAAGTACTCGGCCCGGACGCGGTCGCGCCCTGGCTGGCATCGCACGCACCGGCCGGCGTCCGTACCGGGGTCGCGTTCGAGGGCTCGTGGGCGCGGGGCACCGGGGAGATCCGGGCGATCGGTATCGCGGGCGCCGACGGTGCCGCGGCCTGGTTCGACCCGACGCAGCTGACCGCCGCCGACGAGGTCGCGGTCGCCGCCTGGCTCGCCGACGAAGCGCGGCCCAAGGTGGTGCACGACGTCAAGGGGCCGCTGCTGGCGGTGTCCGCCCGCGGTTGGACGCTGAACGGCGTCACCGCCGATACCGCGCTGATCGCGTATCTGGTCAAGCCCGACAACCGCACGTACGACCTGACCGATCTCACGCTGCGCTACCTCCGCCGCGAGCTGCGGGCCGAGGGGCCGAGCGATGGGCAGCTCTCGCTCGACGGCCTGGACGAGGGCTCGGCGAAGAACCACCTGATGGAGCGGGCCCAGGCCACTCGTGAGCTGGCCGACGCGCTCGAGGCCGAGCTGGGGCAGCGCGGCGGCACCGCCCTGCTCACCGGCGTCGAGCTGCCGCTGGTGAAGGTGCTGGCCGAGATGGAGCGGGTGGGCATCGCCGCGGACACCACGCACCTGGCCGACCTGGAAGCCCACTTCGCGGCCGAGGTCAAGGCCGCCGCTCAGGCCGCGTACGGCGTCGTCGGGCGCGAGTTCAACCTCGGGTCGCCGAAGCAGCTGCAGGTGATCCTGTTCGACGAGCTCGGCTTGCCGAAGACGAAGCGGATCAAGACCGGGTACACCACCGACGCCGATTCGCTGCAGTGGCTCTACGCCCAGACCGAGCACCCGCTGCTGGAGCACCTGCTGCGCCACCGCGACGTGGCGAAGCTGAAGACCACCGTGGACGGTCTGCTGAAGACGGTGGCGGACGACGGCCGGATCCACACCACGTACAACCAGACGATCGCGGCCACCGGGCGGCTCTCGTCCACCGATCCCAACCTGCAGAACATCCCGGTGCGCACCGAGGAGGGGCGGCGGATCCGGCGGGCGTTCATCGTGGGAGAGGGGTACGAGACCCTGCTCACGGCCGACTACAGCCAGATCGAGATGCGGATCATGTCGCACCTCTCGGCCGATCCGACGCTGATCGAGGCGTTCACGTCCGGGCACGACTTCCACGCGGCGACCGCGGCGAGCGTGTTCGGCGTCGAGCCGACCGCGGTCAGCGGCGAGCAGCGCAGCAAGATCAAGGCGATGAACTACGGGCTGGCGTACGGGCTGTCCGCCTACGGGCTCTCCCAGCAGCTCGGCATCACGACCGAAGAGGCCCGCGCGCTGATGACCGACTACTTCGAGCAGTTCGGCGGCGTGCGCGACTACCTGTCCGAAGTGGTCGCCCGGGCGCGGCAAGAGGGTTACACCGAGACCATGATGGGGCGGCGGCGGTACCTGCCCGACCTGACCAGCGACAACCGCCAGCGGCGCGAGATGGCCGAGCGGATGGCGCTCAACGCACCGATCCAGGGATCGGCGGCCGACATCATCAAGGTGGCGATGCTCGCGGTCGACCGGCGGCTCCGCGAGGAGGGGCTGCGGTCGCGGCTGCTGCTGCAGGTGCACGACGAGTTGGTGTTCGAGACCGCGGCGGGTGAGCGGGAGACGCTGGAGACGCTGGTGCGCGACGCGATGGGCGCGGCGTTCCCCCTCGACCTGCCGCTCGACGTGTCGGTGGGTTCCGGCCGAACCTGGGACGACGCCGCCCACTAG